CCCCGCCGACGACGAGCAACTCGCCGCCGAACTGCGTCGCGAGAAGGCGTACGCCGCCGCGGCGAGCGTTCCCGCCCGGCACCCGAAGGCGGTTCAGCAGCGGCGCGCGGGCCGCCCGACCGGGAAGCGGAAGCGGTGAGCGGAACTCAGCTCGACCGGGCGTTGGACCTCATCACCGAGATCCCCGACTTCCCGGAGCCCGGTGTCCTGTTCCGTGACCTGAGCCCGCTCTTCGGCGACGCCACCGCGTTCGCCAGCGTGATCGAGGCATTGGGCGAGGCCATCGGCGACGGGGTCGACCGCCTTGCCGCCGTGGAGGCCCGTGGCTTCGTGCTGGCGGCTGCTCTCGGCTACGCCAGGCGACTCGGGGTGGCCCTGGTCCGCAAACCGGGCAAGCTGCCCAACGTCGCCGGCCGGGTCGACTACGAGCTGGAGTACGGCAAGGCGAGCCTGGAACTGCCGATGGGGTCGGTCAACGCCGGTGAGCGCGTCGCGATCGTGGATGACGTGCTGGCCACGGGCGGCACCGTGGCGGCGACCGCCGAGCTGATCCGCAGCGCGGGGGCCGAGGTCACCGGGGTCGCCGTGGTGCTGGAACTGGCCGAACTCGGGGGTCGCTCCCGGCTCGACGGGCTGCCCGTGCATGCCCTGCGCACGGTCTGAGCGCAGGGGCCGGGTCGGCCCGAGAATCGGATGCGCCCGCAGGCATAGCGTGCGCTCTCAGCGCGTTACGCTTGACGACATCAGTCGCGTGACGAGCTGGAGGTACGGGTGAGCCGGGAGCTGGATTCCGTGGTCACTGCCCGTTCGGAGGCCGGCACGCCTTCCCGAGCCGGCCAGGACAGCACGTCCGGAGCCACCGTTCGCGCGCCGTCGGCCACTCGCCGGGTGCGGGCCAGGCTGGCCCGGCGGATCACCGCGCAGCGTCCCACGCCGGTCAAGCAGGTCCTGGAACCGTTGGCGGCCATCCACCGGGAACTCCACCCGAGCGCCGACCTGGCACTGCTGCAGCGCGCCTACGACGTCGCGGAGGAACTGCACCGCGACCAGCGTCGTAAGTCCGGTGATCCCTACATCACGCACCCGCTCGCGGTCGCCACGATCCTCGCCGAGCTGGGAATGGACACCACGACGCTGGTGGCCGCGTTGCTGCACGACACCGTCGAGGACACCGGTTACTCGGTGGAGCAGCTCACCGAGGACTTCGGGGAGAAGGTCGCGCAGCTCGTCGACGGCGTCACGAAGCTCGACAAGGTCAAGCTCGGTACGGCGGCGGAGGCCGAGACCATCCGCAAGATGGTCATCGCGATGGCGCGGGACCCGAGGGTGCTGGTCATCAAGCTCGCCGACCGCCTGCACAACATGCGCACCATGCGCTTTCTGCCGCCGGAGAAGCAGGCCCGCAAGGCGAAGGAGACGCTCGAGGTCCTGGCGCCGCTGGCGCACCGGTTGGGCATGGCCACCGTCAAATGGGAGCTGGAGGACCTCGCCTTCGCGATCCTGCAGCCGAAGAAGTACGACGAGATCGTGCGGCTGGTGGCCGACCGCGCGCCGTCGCGGGACACCTACCTGCGGTGGGTCATTGGGGAGCTGACGAAGCAGCTCGAAGAGTCGCGGATCAACGCCAAGGTCGAGGGGCGACCCAAGCACTACTACTCGATCCATCAGAAGATGATCGTCCGTGGTCGCGACCTCGACGACATCCACGACCTCGTGGGCGTGCGCATCCTGGTTGACGAGGTTCGCGACTGCTATGCCGCCATGGGCGTCGTGCACGCGTTGTGGCAGCCGATGCCGGGCCGGTTCAAGGACTACATCGCGCAGCCGCGCTACGGCGTGTACCAGTCGTTGCACACGACCGTGATCGGCCCCGACGGCAAGCCGCTGGAAGTGCAGATCCGTACTCACGAGATGCACCGCACCGCCGAGTACGGCATCGCCGCCCACTGGCGGTACAAGGAGACCAAGGGCACCCACCGCGGCAACGCCGTGGACATCGACGAGATGGCGTGGATGCGCCAGCTCCTCGACTGGCAGCGAGAGGCGGCCGATCCCGGCGAGTTCCTCGAATCGCTGCGCTACGACCTCGCCACCCGCGAGATCTTCGTCTTCACGCCCAAGGGCGACGTGATCACGTTGCCGGTGGGGTCCACGCCGGTGGACTTCGCCTACGCCGTGCACACCGAAGTCGGGCACCGCTGCATCGGCGCGAGGGTCAACGGCAGGCTCGTCGCGCTGGAACGCCAGCTCGACAACGGCGAGGTCGTGGAGATCTTCACCTCGAAGGCCGAGGGCTCGGGCCCGAGCCACGACTGGTTGTCGTTCGTGGCGTCCCCGAAGGCCAAGGCGAAGATCCGCCAGTGGTTCGCCAAGGAGCGGCGTGACGAGGCCATCGAGGCGGGCAAGGAGGCCATCGCCAAGGAGGTCCGCAAGGTCGGCCTGCCACTGCAACGGCTGGTGTCCGCCACCACGATGGGCGCGGTCGCCAAGGAGCTGCGGCACTCCGACATCAGCTCGCTCTACGCGGCGGTGGGGGAGCACCAGGTCGGCGCCAAGCACGTCGTGCAGCGTCTGGTGGCGCTCATCGGCGGGGTGGAGGAAGCCGAGGAGGAACTCGCCGAGCGAGCCACGCCCTCCACGGTCACGCGCC
The window above is part of the Saccharomonospora glauca K62 genome. Proteins encoded here:
- a CDS encoding adenine phosphoribosyltransferase, coding for MSGTQLDRALDLITEIPDFPEPGVLFRDLSPLFGDATAFASVIEALGEAIGDGVDRLAAVEARGFVLAAALGYARRLGVALVRKPGKLPNVAGRVDYELEYGKASLELPMGSVNAGERVAIVDDVLATGGTVAATAELIRSAGAEVTGVAVVLELAELGGRSRLDGLPVHALRTV
- a CDS encoding RelA/SpoT family protein, translating into MSRELDSVVTARSEAGTPSRAGQDSTSGATVRAPSATRRVRARLARRITAQRPTPVKQVLEPLAAIHRELHPSADLALLQRAYDVAEELHRDQRRKSGDPYITHPLAVATILAELGMDTTTLVAALLHDTVEDTGYSVEQLTEDFGEKVAQLVDGVTKLDKVKLGTAAEAETIRKMVIAMARDPRVLVIKLADRLHNMRTMRFLPPEKQARKAKETLEVLAPLAHRLGMATVKWELEDLAFAILQPKKYDEIVRLVADRAPSRDTYLRWVIGELTKQLEESRINAKVEGRPKHYYSIHQKMIVRGRDLDDIHDLVGVRILVDEVRDCYAAMGVVHALWQPMPGRFKDYIAQPRYGVYQSLHTTVIGPDGKPLEVQIRTHEMHRTAEYGIAAHWRYKETKGTHRGNAVDIDEMAWMRQLLDWQREAADPGEFLESLRYDLATREIFVFTPKGDVITLPVGSTPVDFAYAVHTEVGHRCIGARVNGRLVALERQLDNGEVVEIFTSKAEGSGPSHDWLSFVASPKAKAKIRQWFAKERRDEAIEAGKEAIAKEVRKVGLPLQRLVSATTMGAVAKELRHSDISSLYAAVGEHQVGAKHVVQRLVALIGGVEEAEEELAERATPSTVTRRRGAGDVGVVVKGQTDIWTKLARCCTPVPGDEILGFVTRGGGVSVHRTDCTNANELRKQPERLLEVEWAPTESSVFLVAIQVEALDRHRLLSDITKVLADERVNILSASVTTSRDRVAVSRFTFEMGDPKHLGHVLKVVRNVEGVYDVYRVTSTS